Genomic DNA from Primulina huaijiensis isolate GDHJ02 unplaced genomic scaffold, ASM1229523v2 scaffold41233, whole genome shotgun sequence:
AGGACGTGACACACTATTCTCATTGTGTTGCATTAATGATCATTGGTGGCTGTATGTTTCCGGACTCGGAAAGTGCTGCTGTGAAACTTATGTATTTGCAGTTTCTTGAGGACATAGAAATGGTGAATACTTTTAGCTGGGGTTCTGCTGTGTTGGCATATCTTTACAGAGATCTGTGCGACACATCAATAGGATTAAAGGTCGATTTGTGTGGGTCTGTTAAGATATTGCATGTATTTTTACACTTCTACGGTCATTATATTTGTTGTTCTTAATTTTTCTTATGATTTGACCATTTCTATTGTATGTTATTGCAGATTTGGGTATGGTCTAGAATTACTCTTTTTTGCCCTGATAGAGCGCAACAAGTATCTATTTCAGAAGAGCAGGCTGAAGATGTGCTTCAGGGTCTACCATTCCTACCATACGGCGCACGGTACTAATAAGAATTAattaacatttattattttattatgtactTTTAATGACTGTATTGTGTACTTTTATAAATTGCAGGCGGAGACGCGGATTCTCTTGGACACACACGGCCCATCATTCGGTCCGTATAATGAGGGATATGCATGACATGATGGTAGAAGGGTAGGTAGATATATAAATTAGTtgtttaaagtttgaaattttttaaaatttcagtcTGAATTTTATGTTATCAACttgataatcttttttttttatattttatttgcttCAGCTTCTATGGACAATTTATGATATGAAGTCCACGGAGGTTGCTAGAATTCTTGATGGAAATATAATTCATCTATGTCGGTCGGCATGTGCAttgataaattttcatatagTTGAGATGCA
This window encodes:
- the LOC140969373 gene encoding serine/threonine-protein phosphatase 7 long form homolog — translated: RRGNNHPTSSQIKGAHLYLTALLDHCLNNMINDQSTEEDVTHYSHCVALMIIGGCMFPDSESAAVKLMYLQFLEDIEMVNTFSWGSAVLAYLYRDLCDTSIGLKVDLCGSVKILHIWVWSRITLFCPDRAQQVSISEEQAEDVLQGLPFLPYGARRRRGFSWTHTAHHSLLWTIYDMKSTEVARILDGNIIHLCRSACALINFHIVEMHRPEWCLRQFGMHQGIPPPATNFDNFHKLTRQGRNNCDWATYHKDFVEMWNDDIIL